The Sneathiella sp. P13V-1 genome includes a window with the following:
- the cmk gene encoding (d)CMP kinase: protein MIIAVDGPVAAGKGTLARRIAAHFGHKYLDTGALYRAVGLYMIRAGQDPEDQEAAVAAAAHVGEIDPTDPDLRAEETGNAASKVAVNQGVRDALLEYQRNVAKTPEGAVLDGRDIGTVVCPDADVKLFVTASAEERARRRHTELLGKGETVTFEEVLKDLEARDARDSGRKSAPLAKADDAYLLDTTKLDIEAALEKAVEIISEKTSD, encoded by the coding sequence ATGATTATTGCTGTTGATGGACCTGTCGCTGCCGGAAAAGGGACCCTCGCCCGACGAATCGCTGCCCATTTTGGGCATAAATATCTGGATACGGGCGCCCTTTACCGGGCTGTTGGCCTTTACATGATCCGCGCGGGTCAGGACCCGGAAGATCAGGAAGCCGCTGTGGCCGCCGCGGCCCATGTAGGTGAAATTGACCCGACCGATCCCGACCTTCGAGCAGAGGAAACCGGCAATGCCGCCTCCAAAGTAGCTGTCAATCAGGGGGTCCGTGATGCCCTTCTGGAGTACCAGCGAAATGTAGCGAAAACCCCGGAAGGCGCGGTGTTAGACGGTCGTGACATCGGCACTGTTGTCTGTCCGGATGCGGATGTAAAACTCTTCGTAACCGCCTCCGCAGAAGAGCGGGCCAGACGCCGCCATACAGAGCTTTTGGGCAAGGGTGAAACGGTTACTTTTGAAGAGGTCCTCAAAGACCTTGAAGCCCGGGACGCCCGCGATAGTGGCAGAAAGTCCGCACCCCTTGCAAAAGCTGACGATGCCTACTTGCTTGATACAACAAAATTGGATATAGAGGCGGCTCTTGAAAAGGCCGTTGAAATTATTTCAGAAAAAACCTCTGACTGA
- the rpsA gene encoding 30S ribosomal protein S1, with amino-acid sequence MSNTEIAEEGMPAIEDFAAMLEESYGASDSLEGTVIKGTVVNIEKDLAIIDVGLKSEGRVPLKEFAAPGQDADLKVGDTVEVFLERIENTAGEAVLSRDKARREEAWEKLEVAFEDKQRVDGVIFGSVKGGFTVDLSGAVAFLPGSQVDVRPVRDISPLKGIPQPFQILKMDRRRGNIVVSRRAVLEESRAEARTELIGKLEEGQTLEGVVKNITDYGAFVDLGGVDGLLHVTDIAWRRVNHPSEALTIGETVKVQVIRLTKDTQRISLGMKQLQTDPWESLEAKYPLHAKFNGRVTNITDYGAFVELEPGVEGLVHVSEMSWTKKNVHPGKIVSTSQEVEVMVLEVDESRRRISLGLKQCLDNPWEKFAETTPVGSVIKGEVKNITEFGLFVGLENDVDGMVHMSDIDWSQPGEQAIQSYNKGDEVTAKVLDIDIEKERISLGIKQMSEDPFAGANDLRKGAVVTCTVTATQEAGVEVEVAEGVTGFIRKGDLSRDRAEQRPDRFAVGDKLDAKITSIDNKTRKVSLSIKAKEVEEEKEAVAQYGSSDAGASLGDILGAAMRKAEGGDE; translated from the coding sequence ATGTCAAATACCGAAATCGCCGAAGAAGGTATGCCTGCAATTGAAGATTTTGCGGCAATGCTGGAAGAGTCATATGGCGCCAGCGACAGCCTCGAAGGCACCGTCATCAAAGGTACAGTCGTCAATATTGAAAAAGACCTGGCCATTATCGACGTTGGACTGAAATCCGAAGGTCGCGTTCCATTGAAGGAATTCGCAGCCCCAGGACAGGACGCCGACCTCAAAGTTGGTGACACAGTAGAAGTATTTCTGGAACGCATCGAAAACACAGCCGGTGAAGCCGTTCTTTCTCGTGACAAAGCACGTCGCGAAGAAGCATGGGAAAAACTGGAAGTTGCCTTTGAAGACAAACAACGCGTTGATGGCGTTATCTTCGGCAGCGTTAAAGGTGGCTTTACAGTTGACCTTTCTGGTGCCGTTGCCTTCCTGCCTGGTAGTCAAGTAGATGTTCGCCCAGTTCGCGACATCTCTCCGCTGAAAGGCATTCCACAGCCATTCCAGATCCTGAAAATGGATCGTCGTCGTGGCAACATCGTTGTTTCCCGCCGTGCTGTTCTTGAAGAAAGCCGCGCAGAAGCACGTACTGAGCTAATCGGCAAACTCGAAGAAGGTCAGACACTTGAAGGTGTCGTTAAGAACATCACCGATTACGGTGCGTTCGTTGACCTCGGCGGTGTTGACGGCCTGCTGCACGTCACTGACATTGCATGGCGCCGCGTGAACCACCCATCCGAAGCTCTGACAATCGGTGAGACTGTTAAAGTTCAGGTTATCCGCCTGACAAAAGACACTCAGCGCATCAGCCTCGGTATGAAACAGCTTCAGACTGACCCATGGGAAAGCCTCGAAGCCAAATACCCACTGCACGCCAAATTCAATGGCCGCGTAACAAACATCACTGATTACGGTGCGTTTGTTGAGCTGGAACCAGGTGTTGAAGGTCTTGTCCACGTTTCCGAAATGAGCTGGACTAAGAAAAACGTACACCCAGGCAAAATTGTTTCCACATCTCAGGAAGTGGAAGTTATGGTTCTGGAAGTGGACGAATCCCGTCGTCGTATCAGCCTTGGCCTGAAACAGTGCCTTGACAATCCTTGGGAGAAATTCGCTGAAACAACTCCTGTTGGCAGCGTAATCAAAGGTGAAGTTAAGAACATCACTGAGTTTGGTCTGTTCGTTGGTCTGGAAAATGACGTTGACGGCATGGTTCACATGTCTGACATCGACTGGTCACAGCCAGGCGAGCAAGCCATCCAGAGCTACAACAAAGGTGACGAAGTTACTGCGAAAGTTCTCGACATCGACATCGAGAAAGAACGCATCAGCCTCGGCATCAAACAGATGTCTGAAGATCCATTTGCCGGTGCAAATGATCTGCGTAAAGGCGCGGTTGTTACATGTACTGTAACAGCAACTCAGGAAGCTGGTGTTGAAGTTGAAGTTGCCGAAGGCGTAACAGGCTTTATCCGTAAGGGTGATCTGAGCCGTGATCGCGCAGAACAGCGTCCAGATCGCTTTGCGGTTGGTGACAAGCTGGATGCGAAAATCACATCCATCGACAACAAAACTCGTAAAGTCTCACTGTCCATCAAAGCCAAGGAAGTTGAAGAAGAGAAAGAAGCGGTCGCTCAGTACGGCTCTTCCGATGCTGGTGCTTCCCTCGGTGATATCCTCGGTGCTGCAATGCGCAAAGCCGAAGGTGGTGACGAATAA